The following proteins come from a genomic window of Thiothrix unzii:
- the mraY gene encoding phospho-N-acetylmuramoyl-pentapeptide-transferase, which produces MLVWLFDFLSDFYSGFNVFKYLTLRAILGLLTALFIALWTGPGMIRALTRLKIGQYIREDGPQHQMKAGTPTMGGVMIILAIGVATLLWADLTNRYVWVVLGVTVGFGLVGGLDDYIKLKKRRNMGLTARQKYLGLSAIGFAAAFYLYFSAQSPVETTFFLPILKDANWQMGWLFIPWVYLVVVGASNAVNLTDGLDGLAIMPTIMVAGGLAVFAYVSGHAGISQYLGVPRVAGVGEIVVFCAAIFGAGLGFLWFNTYPAQVFMGDVGALALGAALGIVAVVVRQEIVLAIMGGIFVLETLSVILQVGYFKATGGKRIFRMAPLHHHYEKKGWPEPRVIVRFWIVTVILVMIGLATLKIR; this is translated from the coding sequence ATGTTGGTGTGGCTATTTGATTTTTTAAGTGATTTTTACAGCGGTTTTAACGTTTTTAAGTATTTGACTTTACGCGCTATTTTGGGATTGTTGACCGCCTTGTTTATCGCGTTGTGGACAGGCCCCGGAATGATTCGGGCGTTAACACGTTTGAAGATTGGGCAATACATCCGCGAAGACGGGCCGCAACACCAAATGAAGGCAGGAACCCCGACGATGGGTGGGGTGATGATTATTCTGGCGATTGGGGTGGCTACGTTACTGTGGGCGGATTTGACTAACCGCTACGTTTGGGTGGTGTTGGGTGTCACCGTGGGCTTTGGTTTGGTCGGCGGTTTGGACGATTACATCAAGCTGAAAAAGCGTCGCAATATGGGCTTAACCGCGCGTCAAAAATACCTGGGTTTAAGCGCGATTGGCTTCGCAGCGGCGTTTTACCTGTATTTTTCTGCGCAAAGCCCGGTGGAAACCACGTTCTTTTTGCCGATCCTGAAGGATGCGAATTGGCAGATGGGTTGGTTGTTCATTCCGTGGGTGTATCTGGTGGTTGTGGGCGCGAGTAACGCGGTTAATTTAACCGATGGCTTGGACGGTTTGGCAATTATGCCGACCATTATGGTGGCGGGTGGTTTAGCTGTTTTCGCTTACGTGAGTGGTCATGCGGGTATTTCTCAGTATCTGGGTGTGCCGCGTGTCGCTGGGGTTGGTGAGATCGTGGTGTTTTGCGCGGCAATTTTCGGGGCAGGTTTGGGCTTTTTGTGGTTCAACACTTACCCAGCGCAAGTTTTTATGGGCGATGTCGGCGCGTTGGCATTGGGTGCAGCGTTAGGGATCGTCGCGGTGGTGGTACGTCAGGAAATTGTGCTGGCGATTATGGGTGGGATTTTCGTGCTGGAAACCCTGTCGGTGATTTTGCAGGTCGGCTATTTCAAGGCAACTGGTGGCAAGCGTATTTTTCGGATGGCTCCGTTGCACCACCACTATGAAAAAAAGGGTTGGCCTGAGCCGCGAGTGATTGTGCGGTTTTGGATCGTAACGGTCATTTTAGTCATGATTGGTTTAGCAACATTGAAGATTCGTTAA
- the murD gene encoding UDP-N-acetylmuramoyl-L-alanine--D-glutamate ligase → MGNVNMATTAYNWNTLVVGLGQTGLSVARYLHSRGIAFAVVDSRVNPPGKDELLEQFPAAPYAFGAFSDASELFTQAATLVVSPGIAIATPEIRAAGERGAAIIGDIELFVREAQAPVIAITGSNGKSSVTTLVDLMAKTAGMRSYAGGNLGYAALDLLAQPVPDLYVMELSSFQLETTQSLQAVSAVVLNVSEDHLDRYDSYADYAATKAVIYHNCGCAVVNRDDPLVMAMLADWTDVERSRSVSFGLDIPAAGHYGVREHNGRRWLAKGETLLLAADAMKLPGEHNLANALAALALGEAAGIPLAGMLTALCEFTGLAHRTQWVRERQGVNWYNDSKGTNVGATLAALAGLSGKTVLIAGGQGKGADFSPLRPVAAEKARAVILIGEDRNKIADVLEGYVTYLLAQSMEDAVEVAAELAQPGDNVLLSPACASFDMFKGYGHRGDVFSDAVRGLP, encoded by the coding sequence ATGGGTAACGTGAATATGGCAACAACTGCTTACAACTGGAACACGCTGGTGGTCGGCCTCGGTCAGACTGGGCTGTCGGTTGCGCGTTATCTGCATTCACGCGGCATTGCGTTTGCGGTGGTGGATAGCCGTGTTAATCCACCGGGTAAGGATGAGTTGCTGGAGCAGTTCCCCGCAGCACCTTATGCGTTTGGGGCATTTAGCGATGCAAGCGAATTGTTTACGCAGGCAGCAACGCTGGTGGTAAGCCCCGGTATTGCCATTGCTACCCCGGAAATTCGGGCTGCGGGTGAACGCGGCGCGGCGATTATTGGTGATATTGAGCTGTTTGTGCGCGAAGCCCAAGCTCCGGTGATTGCGATTACTGGTTCTAATGGGAAGAGCAGTGTCACCACGCTGGTCGATTTAATGGCAAAAACAGCGGGTATGCGTTCTTACGCGGGCGGCAATCTGGGTTACGCGGCGTTGGATTTATTGGCGCAACCCGTACCGGATTTGTACGTGATGGAGCTTTCCAGCTTTCAGTTGGAAACCACGCAATCGCTGCAAGCAGTATCTGCGGTGGTACTAAATGTCAGTGAAGATCATCTGGATCGCTACGACAGTTATGCGGATTATGCTGCCACCAAAGCAGTGATTTACCACAATTGCGGCTGCGCGGTGGTGAACCGTGATGACCCGCTGGTAATGGCGATGTTGGCAGATTGGACGGATGTTGAGCGCAGTCGAAGTGTTAGTTTCGGTTTGGATATTCCGGCGGCTGGTCATTACGGGGTGCGCGAACACAACGGCAGGCGTTGGTTGGCGAAAGGTGAAACCCTGTTGCTGGCAGCCGATGCGATGAAATTGCCGGGTGAACATAATCTGGCAAATGCGTTAGCGGCGTTGGCATTGGGTGAAGCGGCAGGTATTCCGTTGGCGGGTATGCTGACAGCATTGTGTGAATTTACCGGTTTAGCGCATCGTACCCAGTGGGTACGCGAACGTCAAGGGGTGAATTGGTACAACGATTCCAAAGGCACGAATGTTGGTGCAACCCTCGCGGCATTGGCAGGTTTATCCGGCAAAACAGTGCTGATTGCAGGCGGACAAGGTAAGGGTGCGGATTTCTCGCCATTACGCCCGGTTGCAGCGGAAAAAGCCCGTGCGGTGATTTTAATCGGTGAAGACCGTAATAAAATCGCTGATGTGCTGGAAGGTTACGTGACTTATTTACTGGCACAAAGCATGGAAGACGCGGTGGAAGTCGCCGCAGAACTCGCTCAACCCGGTGATAATGTGTTGCTGTCTCCGGCCTGTGCCAGTTTCGATATGTTTAAAGGTTACGGGCATCGCGGTGATGTGTTCAGCGATGCAGTGCGAGGCTTGCCATGA
- the ftsW gene encoding putative lipid II flippase FtsW, protein MNTPVTPTEMLTQTTWGRYVDRDLLVALLALLGIGIVMLASASLWVSEKKYADPYVFLERQLMFLGVGVVFAIALYQITMRFWQQLGVRLLPLVLVLLILVLIPGIGNEVNGSRRWLNFGFASIQVSELAKLIMLLYLSGYLVRHGKNLALSPSYQPLLIPLLVLAVTGALLLMEPDFGSTVIIFVTGLALLFLGGVPLKRLGILLGGAILVMIPLAFMGYRGRRLQAFLNPWDYESGIGYQMVNAQMAIGEGGWFGSGLGGGVQKLLYLPEAHNDFIFSILAEEFGFIGILVVLALYGWLVLRAFVIGFQADKSGKHFGAYVAYGIGFWMGFQVILHIGVNLGMLPPKGLTLPLMSYGGSSLMVTLMAMALLMRVHRENCVARFGLPERKATNTRKAATIRRTSA, encoded by the coding sequence ATGAATACGCCAGTAACGCCAACTGAAATGTTAACCCAAACCACGTGGGGGCGTTATGTCGACCGTGATTTGCTGGTGGCATTGTTGGCATTACTGGGCATTGGCATTGTGATGCTGGCTTCGGCTTCCTTGTGGGTGTCGGAGAAAAAATACGCTGATCCGTATGTGTTCTTAGAGCGGCAATTAATGTTTTTAGGTGTTGGGGTCGTCTTTGCGATTGCGTTGTATCAGATCACCATGCGTTTCTGGCAGCAATTGGGAGTACGTTTGTTGCCATTGGTGTTGGTGCTGTTGATTCTGGTGTTGATCCCCGGCATTGGTAATGAAGTCAATGGCAGCCGTCGCTGGTTGAATTTTGGTTTTGCCTCGATTCAAGTGTCGGAGTTGGCGAAACTGATTATGTTGTTGTATTTATCAGGTTATTTGGTGCGTCACGGTAAAAATCTCGCGTTGTCTCCGTCGTATCAGCCGTTGTTAATTCCGTTGCTGGTGCTGGCTGTTACCGGGGCGTTGTTGCTGATGGAACCTGATTTTGGTTCCACCGTGATTATATTTGTTACGGGTCTGGCTTTGTTGTTTCTGGGTGGTGTGCCGTTGAAACGCTTAGGCATCCTGCTCGGCGGGGCGATTTTAGTGATGATTCCCTTGGCTTTCATGGGGTATCGCGGACGGCGTTTACAAGCGTTTTTAAACCCATGGGATTACGAATCGGGCATCGGTTATCAAATGGTTAATGCGCAAATGGCGATTGGCGAAGGTGGCTGGTTTGGTTCGGGCTTGGGCGGTGGCGTACAGAAATTACTTTATTTGCCGGAAGCGCATAACGATTTTATTTTCTCGATTTTAGCGGAAGAATTCGGCTTTATCGGTATTTTGGTGGTGTTGGCACTTTACGGTTGGCTGGTGTTACGCGCGTTTGTGATCGGTTTTCAGGCCGATAAAAGCGGTAAACATTTTGGCGCGTATGTAGCTTACGGCATCGGCTTTTGGATGGGGTTTCAGGTGATTCTGCACATCGGGGTGAATCTGGGGATGTTGCCGCCGAAAGGTTTGACCTTGCCGCTGATGAGTTACGGCGGCAGTAGTTTGATGGTGACGTTAATGGCAATGGCGTTATTGATGCGCGTCCACCGTGAAAATTGTGTTGCCCGTTTTGGTTTGCCAGAGCGTAAAGCAACGAATACGCGCAAAGCCGCAACGATAAGGAGAACTAGCGCATGA
- the murG gene encoding undecaprenyldiphospho-muramoylpentapeptide beta-N-acetylglucosaminyltransferase gives MSQQQRPIMITAGGTGGHVYPGLAVARALMAQGIPVVWMGTRTGLEARIIPAAGIEVAWLDVNGLRGKGWKTLVLAPVNLVRALVQSVQIMVKHKPAAVLGMGGFVAGPGGLVAALLGKPVVIHEQNAVAGLTNTLLSWVARRVLEGFPGTFSNSSKVMATGNPVRLDIAGLPAPLERLADRDDQPIHVLVVGGSLGAQALNQMVPQALAQLPPEQRPQVRHQAGGKNLEDASKHYAAAGVTADVTAFIEDMAEAYAWADLVICRAGALTVAELAAAGVAALLVPFPHAVDDHQTANGKYLADNGAALLVQQRELTPEKLAAILQDLGTDRVKLRQMSIASRQLAKPYATAQVAAICAAYAGYDFDNTAGKQQ, from the coding sequence ATGAGCCAGCAACAACGTCCCATTATGATTACAGCCGGTGGCACGGGCGGTCATGTGTACCCCGGTTTAGCCGTGGCACGTGCGTTGATGGCGCAAGGCATTCCGGTGGTGTGGATGGGTACGCGCACTGGCTTGGAAGCACGGATTATTCCAGCGGCTGGTATTGAAGTGGCATGGCTTGATGTCAACGGTTTACGCGGTAAAGGCTGGAAAACCTTGGTGTTGGCTCCGGTGAATTTGGTGCGTGCTTTGGTGCAGTCGGTGCAAATCATGGTGAAGCACAAACCCGCAGCAGTACTGGGTATGGGCGGTTTTGTTGCAGGCCCCGGTGGTTTGGTAGCGGCGTTATTGGGCAAGCCAGTGGTGATCCACGAGCAAAATGCGGTAGCGGGTTTGACTAATACCCTGCTGTCGTGGGTGGCGCGGCGCGTGTTGGAAGGCTTCCCCGGTACGTTTTCAAACAGTAGCAAAGTCATGGCAACCGGCAATCCGGTACGTTTAGACATTGCTGGTTTGCCCGCACCGTTGGAGCGTTTAGCCGATCGTGATGACCAGCCGATTCACGTCTTAGTGGTGGGCGGTAGCTTGGGTGCGCAAGCGTTGAACCAAATGGTTCCGCAAGCACTGGCGCAATTACCGCCAGAACAACGTCCGCAGGTACGGCATCAGGCGGGTGGTAAAAACCTTGAAGATGCGAGTAAGCATTACGCAGCGGCAGGGGTGACGGCGGATGTCACCGCGTTTATTGAAGATATGGCGGAAGCGTATGCGTGGGCAGATTTGGTGATTTGTCGTGCGGGTGCATTGACCGTGGCGGAATTGGCAGCAGCCGGTGTTGCTGCGCTGTTAGTGCCGTTCCCTCATGCAGTGGATGATCATCAAACCGCCAATGGCAAATACCTTGCCGATAACGGTGCGGCTTTGCTGGTACAGCAACGTGAGCTAACGCCTGAAAAGTTAGCGGCGATTTTACAAGATTTGGGAACTGACCGCGTGAAATTGCGCCAAATGAGCATCGCTTCGCGGCAATTGGCGAAACCGTATGCAACCGCTCAGGTAGCGGCGATTTGCGCAGCTTACGCTGGTTATGACTTCGACAACACAGCAGGGAAACAACAATGA
- the murC gene encoding UDP-N-acetylmuramate--L-alanine ligase — MKIGNDQLARKRISRLHFIGIGGAGMGGIAEVVANLGYTVSGSDLSESAMTRRLAALGVTVHKGHTAENVQGADVIVVSTAIDSHNPEIVAAREQRIPIIRRAEMLAELMRFRQGIAVAGTHGKTTTTSLTTSLLVEGGMDPTYVIGGKLNSSASNSKLGTGEYLVAEADESDASFLHLQPMIAVVTNIDEDHMSTYGNDFAKLKQTFIEFLHHLPFYGLAVLCVDDEYVREILPQVSRPIVTYGIDDEAADVKATDMRFVGTQSLFTVHRPRGKASLDITLNLPGRHNVLNALAAIAIATELDVADEAIIAGLQKFDGVGRRFQQYGDISFAVGKKATLVDDYGHHPREMKATLDAVRNAWPERRLVQIFQPHRYTRTRDLFEDFAQVLSETDVLVLMDVYAASEQPIPGADGRALARAVRIRGKVDPIFVADVEDVPGVLKHILQDGDIILTQGAGSVGGLAASLPEKLSMKGGE; from the coding sequence ATGAAAATAGGCAACGACCAGCTCGCTCGGAAACGCATTAGCCGCTTGCATTTCATCGGTATCGGTGGCGCAGGAATGGGTGGCATCGCCGAGGTGGTGGCGAATTTGGGCTATACGGTATCAGGTTCGGATTTGTCCGAAAGTGCCATGACGCGCCGTTTGGCAGCGTTGGGCGTGACAGTTCATAAAGGCCATACGGCAGAAAATGTCCAAGGCGCGGATGTTATTGTGGTGTCTACTGCGATTGATAGCCACAACCCGGAAATCGTCGCGGCACGTGAACAACGCATTCCGATTATCCGGCGTGCGGAAATGCTGGCTGAGTTAATGCGCTTCCGCCAAGGCATTGCGGTAGCAGGTACGCACGGAAAAACCACCACCACAAGCTTGACAACCAGTTTGTTAGTGGAGGGCGGGATGGATCCGACTTACGTGATTGGCGGTAAGTTGAATAGTTCCGCGAGCAATTCCAAGTTGGGTACGGGCGAATATTTGGTGGCAGAAGCGGATGAAAGCGATGCTTCGTTCCTGCACTTACAGCCAATGATTGCTGTCGTGACTAATATTGACGAAGACCATATGTCAACTTATGGCAATGATTTCGCCAAATTGAAGCAGACGTTTATTGAGTTTTTGCACCATTTGCCGTTTTACGGGCTGGCGGTATTGTGCGTGGATGATGAATACGTGCGTGAAATTTTGCCGCAAGTCAGCCGTCCTATCGTGACTTACGGTATTGATGATGAAGCTGCGGATGTGAAAGCCACGGATATGCGGTTTGTGGGTACACAAAGCTTGTTTACGGTGCATCGTCCGCGCGGCAAGGCCAGTTTGGATATTACCTTGAACCTTCCGGGTCGCCATAACGTCTTGAATGCTTTGGCAGCGATTGCTATTGCGACAGAACTGGACGTGGCAGACGAAGCCATTATCGCGGGTTTGCAAAAATTTGACGGTGTGGGGCGACGTTTCCAACAGTACGGCGATATTAGTTTTGCCGTGGGTAAAAAAGCGACGTTGGTTGATGATTACGGACACCACCCGCGTGAAATGAAAGCAACGCTGGATGCGGTGCGTAATGCGTGGCCTGAGCGGCGTTTAGTGCAAATTTTCCAGCCGCACCGTTACACCCGTACCCGCGATTTGTTTGAAGATTTTGCGCAAGTGTTGTCCGAAACCGATGTATTGGTGCTGATGGATGTGTATGCCGCCAGCGAACAACCGATTCCGGGTGCGGATGGGCGTGCATTAGCGCGTGCGGTACGGATTCGCGGCAAAGTTGACCCGATTTTCGTAGCCGATGTGGAAGATGTGCCGGGTGTGTTGAAACACATTTTGCAGGATGGTGACATTATTTTGACCCAAGGCGCGGGCAGTGTTGGTGGTTTAGCAGCCAGTTTGCCAGAAAAACTCAGCATGAAAGGGGGCGAATAA